The proteins below are encoded in one region of Podarcis raffonei isolate rPodRaf1 chromosome 8, rPodRaf1.pri, whole genome shotgun sequence:
- the LOC128419955 gene encoding coiled-coil domain-containing protein 63-like, whose amino-acid sequence MKASTKMATGTTLRRKQSRSRSENSDYTEKEKEMMAEIELRKLQQQFRIMVENRKSFGIKTQRQLFQQERQIHALKQEHGEIDLLLSLTKSPRNLFIDDRNCMELKFLLQTKDEYDALIRATKALISELDDKIIELENKIKKQKMLVIKMRQEYDGRWLQKQIQLLGNRLHHLTVYFDTILITNAKLREEIENLQCRKSVFDTIYSRLHKELEQQRKTMDLSVEQSTQAYEQRVEALARISAMKERRCKDIAQFNIEFRELERIYNHETKLKAFMLSKLVDRSEFEEQAKKEEALKAKKRAKTKGESFESYEVAYMRLLKLTENGDIDLLVEDFIEKEEKNFAYFSYVTELNNDMERLQKRIEDVQNEISKLKSEHKKEEDIAHGNLKELEDKLQKTTEDANMYEYKLKENRKILDQLKQAVDFLFKKTGCDATKIGEHLGETGEITDQNLMQYFSILEKKSNDLLLIESFLRYKELEGELDSVPMLNPFLGGSAFLKKLETIKIAPPSFSVDPFAETLEPLEGPLDHSTLRAMILENMEREKMKSLKNSVERMEASREKKKYSTIP is encoded by the exons ATGAAGGCATCGACTAAAATGGCGACTGGAACTACCTTG CGCCGGAAACAATCCCGCTCCAGGAGCGAGAACTCTGACTAcacggagaaggagaaagagatgaTGGCCGAGATAGAGCTGAGGAAGCTGCAGCAACAGTTCCGGATCATGGTGGAGAATAGGAAGTCTTTTGGCATCAAGACTCAACGGCAGTTGTTCCAGCAGGA GAGGCAAATCCACGCCTTGAAACAAGAGCACGGCGAGATCGATTTACTTTTGAGCCTCACCAAGTCGCCTCGGAACCTTTTCATCGACGACCGCAACTGCATGGAGCTTAAATTCCTTTTGCAGACCAAGGACGAATACGACGCCCTCATCAGAGCCACCAAGGCCTTGATCTCAGAACTGGATGACAAG ATCATAGAACTGGAGAACAAGATTAAGAAACAGAAAATGCTTGTCATCAAAATGAGGCAGGAGTATGATGGCAGGTGGTTGCAGAAGCAGATCCAGCTCTTGGGCAACCGACTCCACCAC CTCACGGTTTATTTTGACACCATCCTGATCACCAATGCCAAACTCCGCGAGGAGATAGAAAACCTCCAGTGCCGGAAGTCTGTCTTCGATACCATCTACTCCCGGCTTCACAAAGAGCTAGAGCAGCAGAGGAAGACAATGGACTTGTCTGTTGAGCAATCGACGCAAGCCTATGAGCAAAG GGTGGAGGCTCTTGCCAGGATCTCTGCAATGAAGGAGCGGCGCTGCAAGGACATCGCGCAGTTCAACATTGAGTTTCGGGAGCTGGAGCGGATCTACAACCATGAGACCAAGCTGAAGGCTTTCATGCTCAGCAAGTTGGTTGACCGCTCAGAATTTGAGGAGCAGGCCAAAAAGGAAgaag CTCTCAAGGCCAAGAAGCGAGCCAAGACCAAGGGGGAGAGCTTTGAGAGCTACGAGGTTGCCTACATGCGACTGCTGAAGCTGACGGAAAACGGGGACATTGACCTGCTGGTGGAGGATTTCattgagaaggaggagaagaacttTGCCTACTTCAGCTACGTCACCGAACTGAACAATGACATGGAGAGGCTGCAGAAGAGGATCGAAGACGTCCAG AATGAAATCAGCAAGCTGAAATCCGAGCACAAGAAGGAGGAAGACATCGCTCACGGCAACTTGAAAGAACTGGAG GATAAGCTGCAGAAGACCACGGAAGATGCCAACATGTATGAGTACAAGCTGAAAGAGAACAGAAAGATCCTGGACCAGCTGAAGCAGGCGGTGGACTTCCTGTTCAAGAAAACTGGCTGCGATGCCACCAAGATCGGGGAGCACCTGGGCGAGACGGGGGAGATCACAGATCAGAACCTGATGCAGTATTTCA GCATCCTGGAGAAGAAAAGCAACGACCTCTTGCTGATCGAATCTTTCCTGCGTTACAAGGAGCTGGAGGGGGAGCTGGATTCGGTCCCCATGCTGAACCCCTTTTTGGGCGGCTCTGCCTTCCTGAAGAAACTGGAGACCATTAAGATTGCGCCACCTTCTTTCAGCGTCGATCCCTTCGCAGAGACGCTGGAGCCCT